In the genome of Streptococcus oralis, one region contains:
- a CDS encoding DegT/DnrJ/EryC1/StrS family aminotransferase — protein sequence MPNYNIPFSPPDITEAEIAEVADTLRSGWITTGPKTKELERRLSQYTQTSKTVCLNSATAALELILRVLEVGPGDEVIVPAMTYTASCSVITHVGATPVMVDIQADTFEMDYDLLEQAITEKTKVIIPVDLAGIVCNYDRLFQIVEKKRDLFTASSKWQKVFNRIVIVSDSAHALGSTYKGHPAGSIADFTSFSFHAVKNFTTAEGGSATWKANPAIDDEEMYKEFQILSLHGQTKDALAKMQLGSWEYDIVTPAYKCNMTDIMASIGLVQLDRYPGLLQRRKDIVDRYDRGFAGTRIHPLAHKTDTVESCRHLYITHVEGASLEERNLIIQELAKAGIASNVHYKPLPLLTAYKNLGFDMADYPRAYAFFENEITLPLHTKLSDDEVDYIVKTLVRISEEILGSGKKS from the coding sequence ATGCCAAATTACAATATTCCATTTTCACCACCCGATATTACCGAAGCTGAAATTGCTGAAGTAGCGGATACCCTTCGTTCTGGTTGGATCACAACAGGTCCGAAGACAAAAGAACTGGAGCGTCGCTTGTCCCAATACACACAGACATCTAAGACTGTCTGCCTCAACTCTGCGACAGCCGCTCTTGAGTTGATTTTGCGTGTTTTGGAAGTGGGCCCTGGTGATGAAGTCATCGTTCCAGCCATGACCTATACAGCTTCATGTAGTGTCATCACACACGTAGGAGCGACACCTGTCATGGTGGATATTCAAGCAGATACGTTTGAGATGGACTATGACCTTCTTGAGCAAGCCATCACTGAAAAGACTAAGGTGATCATCCCAGTAGACCTTGCAGGGATTGTTTGCAACTATGACCGTTTGTTCCAAATTGTGGAGAAGAAACGCGACCTCTTTACTGCTTCAAGCAAGTGGCAAAAGGTCTTTAACCGTATTGTGATTGTCTCTGATAGTGCCCATGCTTTGGGATCAACTTATAAAGGACACCCCGCTGGCTCTATCGCTGACTTTACTTCCTTCTCATTCCATGCTGTTAAAAACTTTACAACGGCTGAGGGAGGAAGTGCGACTTGGAAGGCCAATCCAGCGATTGATGACGAAGAGATGTACAAGGAATTCCAAATCCTTTCCCTTCATGGTCAGACTAAGGATGCTCTTGCTAAGATGCAATTGGGTTCATGGGAGTACGATATCGTAACACCGGCCTACAAGTGCAACATGACGGATATCATGGCTTCGATAGGTTTGGTACAATTGGATCGTTACCCTGGTTTGTTGCAACGTCGTAAGGACATCGTGGACCGCTATGATCGTGGTTTTGCGGGTACTCGTATTCACCCATTGGCACACAAGACTGATACTGTCGAATCTTGTCGTCACCTCTACATCACCCATGTAGAAGGAGCAAGCTTAGAAGAACGCAACCTCATCATCCAAGAATTGGCTAAAGCAGGAATTGCAAGTAACGTACATTACAAACCACTTCCTCTCTTGACAGCCTATAAGAATCTTGGCTTCGATATGGCAGATTATCCAAGAGCCTATGCCTTCTTTGAAAATGAAATTACGCTCCCTCTTCATACAAAATTAAGCGATGATGAAGTCGACTATATCGTTAAGACTTTGGTGAGAATTTCCGAAGAAATCCTCGGTTCTGGAAAAAAATCATAA
- a CDS encoding sugar transferase: MLKWEDLPVEMQSSEVESYYQLVSKRKGSLIFKRCLDWVLALVLLILTSPIFLILSIWIKLDSKGPVIYKQERVTQYNRPFKIWKFRTMVTDADKKGSLVTSANDSRITKVGNFIRRVRLDELPQLVNVLKGEMSFVGTRPEVPRYTEQYSPEMMATLLLPAGITSPASINYKDEDTIISQMTEKGLSVEQAYVEHVLPEKMRYNLAYLREFSFLGDIKIMFQTVFEVLK, encoded by the coding sequence ATGCTGAAATGGGAAGACTTGCCCGTGGAAATGCAATCAAGCGAGGTTGAGTCTTACTACCAGCTTGTCTCTAAAAGGAAGGGTTCGCTGATTTTCAAGCGTTGCCTGGATTGGGTTCTGGCCTTGGTTTTACTGATTTTGACTTCCCCAATCTTTCTCATCTTGAGTATTTGGATCAAGTTGGATAGCAAGGGACCTGTCATTTACAAGCAAGAGCGCGTGACCCAGTACAACCGTCCGTTCAAGATTTGGAAGTTCCGTACTATGGTGACGGATGCGGATAAAAAAGGAAGCCTAGTGACTTCTGCTAACGATAGCCGTATTACCAAAGTGGGAAATTTCATTCGCCGTGTGCGTTTGGACGAACTACCTCAGCTAGTCAATGTCCTTAAAGGCGAGATGTCCTTTGTTGGGACACGACCTGAGGTGCCACGCTACACGGAGCAGTATAGTCCTGAAATGATGGCGACCTTGCTCTTGCCAGCAGGAATCACCTCTCCAGCCAGCATCAACTACAAGGATGAGGATACGATCATCAGTCAAATGACGGAGAAAGGTCTGTCAGTTGAACAGGCCTATGTCGAACACGTCCTTCCTGAAAAGATGCGCTATAACCTCGCCTATCTCCGAGAGTTTAGTTTCCTTGGAGACATCAAAATCATGTTTCAAACCGTGTTTGAGGTACTAAAATAA